One genomic region from Tautonia marina encodes:
- a CDS encoding DUF1569 domain-containing protein, which translates to MRRKLEFGDLDAVVDECRRLLRSGYTRHGNWSLGQICNHIGATIDASVDGYPAWSVVLGYPLRPFLRGFLLPRLIRGDSPAGIRTASRFVPPSDVCDAGEFEALQKSITRFRESTEALMPHPGFGAMSKESFERFHAMHAAHHLSFLGDARGQTTGPG; encoded by the coding sequence TTGCGTCGCAAACTGGAATTTGGGGACCTGGATGCTGTGGTCGACGAATGCCGCCGCCTCTTGCGTTCGGGATATACTCGCCACGGCAACTGGTCGCTCGGACAAATCTGCAATCATATTGGGGCGACAATCGATGCAAGCGTCGACGGGTATCCGGCGTGGTCGGTGGTGCTCGGCTACCCCCTTCGTCCGTTTCTTCGCGGGTTTCTTTTACCTCGATTGATCCGGGGTGATTCACCCGCTGGGATTCGTACGGCTTCACGTTTTGTGCCCCCTTCCGACGTGTGTGACGCCGGTGAGTTCGAGGCTCTGCAGAAAAGCATCACTCGGTTCCGCGAGAGCACTGAGGCACTTATGCCTCATCCCGGTTTTGGTGCAATGTCGAAGGAATCGTTCGAGAGATTTCACGCCATGCATGCAGCACATCATTTAAGTTTCCTTGGCGATGCGAGAGGTCAAACAACGGGTCCCGGATAA